A stretch of DNA from Synergistota bacterium:
ATGGAGATATAGGCATGCATCTCGCTGAGGGTATGAAAGGGGGAAAAATATCTGTTAGGGGTAGCGTTTCTGACTGGATGGGCTGCGGAATGTCGGGAGGGATTATAAGGGTTGATGGAAATGTCGGAAATTTTGCGTGTGCCTCTGCGTGGGGAGAGAAGAAAGGCATAACCGGCGGGGTTGTTTTCATAAATGGATCGGCCGGCGATGATCTGGGAAGGAGAATGAGAAGGGGAACCATTTTCGTTATGAAAGATGCTGGAGATTTCACAGGGTGTGGAGTTATAGCCGGTACCATATTCGTTATGGGAAAGGTGGGCAAAGGATTAGGAGCGGAGATGAAGAGAGGAAGCATAGTTCTTCTTGAAGAGCCATCTTTCCTGCTACCATCTTTCCGCTATAGTGGAGAGTTTAAGGCTCCTTTTATCAGTCTTTATGTGTCTTTCTTTGAAAGGGAGTTTTCGGTAAAGCTTCCTGAGAAGCTAAAGAATGGGTATTTTAGAAGATATATGGGAGATTTTCTTCAGCTTGGAAAGGGGGAAGTGCTTATATGCTCAAGCTAAACGGTAGGGCTTGGAAAATACTTGAACGCTTAGTGGAGGAAAGCGATGTTCTAAGGATCCGGGTTCATCGCTCTGAAAAGGGAGCGTTATTGATCGATGCGGGAGTTAAGTGCACGGGATCACTGAAAGCTGGCTTGCTGATTTCCGAGATACTTCTTGCGGGTTTGGGGGAGGTTAGATTGATTTATGAGAATGGCATTCCTCAGATCCAGGTTCTGACCGATCAGCCCCTTTATGCATGTATGGCCTCGCAGTATGCAGGCTGGCGCATCTCGATGGGAGATTTTTTTGCTCTGGGTTCTGGGCCTGCGAGGGTCCTGGGCAGTGAGGAGCCTCTTATTGAAGAATTTGAATGGAATTTTAGAGAGGAAAAGGCGGTTATCTTTCTTGAAACGCGAAAGTTTCCTACAGCTGAGGTTATTGAATACATAGCGAGCTCATGTAAGGTTTCTCCTGAGAATCTTGGTGTAGTTTTTGCCCCAACGGGAAGTCTTGTTGGGGCAGTTCAGGTAGTTGCCCGTGTTGTTGAGACGGGTATTCATAAACTTCACGAGTTGGGGTATGACATTTCAAAGATAGTTTCTGGCATGGGGGTTGCTCCTCTGCCACCACTTGGTGAAGATGATCTTGAGGCTTTGGGAAGAACGAACGATGCAGTTATATATGGTGGTATAACTACATATTTCTTGAACGATGATGCGGATTTATCCGAGTTCGCTGAAAGAGTTCCATCTTGTTCCTCAAGTAGCTATGGATTGCCCTTTTTAGAGATATTTAAGAGAAGCAATTATAACTTTTATGATATAGATCCCCTTCTTTTCAGTCCTGCAGAGGTCAATCTCGTTTCTCTGATCACAGGGAAAACTTTTAAGGCGGGACGCATCAGTAAAAGCTTGATCAATAGATCTTTCGGTTATGAAGCTGGGAATAATAAGCTCGGGTAGAGGATGGCAGAGCGAGGAGCTCGGTAGATCAGCGCGAAGGAGAGGCTGGGATGTCGATTTTCTTTCTCCTCGAAGGTTTTCAGTGTTTCTACCTGATCTTTCCATTGGGAACGATACTAAGTCTCTTCAAGACTATGATGCTTTTCTCGTCAGGGTAATACCGTTTGGATCTCTCGAACAGATCGTTTTTAGGCTTGATGCTCTTTACGCTCTTGAGATGATGGGAAAACCCGTGGTAAACTCTGCTTTCACTATAGAAAGAACCGTTGATAAGCTTTATACTTCTATGGTTTTGTCGAAAAACGGTATTCTCACGCCAAAGACTGTCGCTGTGGAGAGATTTTCTGAAGCTATGCGCTGGTTTAAGCTGCTTGGAAGAGACGTTGTTGTAAAGCCACTTTTTGGTTCTAATGGCTTAGGTATAATAAGAGTGGATAGCGAAGATTTAGCGCATAGGATCTTTAGAAGCCTTGAGCTTGGAAGATATGCTTTCTACATTCAGGAGTTTATCCCTCATAGATGTCAAGACATTAGAGTTTTTCTCGCAGGTGGAAGGATAGTATCTGCAATGATGAGAAAGGGCATTTCCTGGAAAACTAATATCCACCAAGGTGCGATTCCCATACCCTGGGAGGTTCCACATGATATAGCAGAGCTCTGCCTTAAGATAGGAAAGCTGTTTAAGGCAGATTATCTCGGAGTAGATCTACTCTTTTCGGAAGATGGTGCCTTATATGTCTTGGAGGTTAACGGAATACCTGGATGGAGGGGATTACAATCCGTGACGAAAGAAAATATAGCAGATGCCATTCTGGATTGCGTGGAAGGGAAATTAAACTCCTTATAGCCAAATGTGCTCAGCTCGCTTGTCTTCTCGAGGTGAGCTCACCCAAGCCGGGTAATGTATATCCCTTTAGGAGGTTTCCTGAGATGGGATATGAGGATTTTCTAATAGCTGCTATAAATCTTGGATGTGCTTTATGCGATTATGTTGATGAGCTTCGCGTTGGCGAGCTCGTTTATAGAGTGGTAAAATCTACATATATGGAAACTGGTGTGAACGTTAATCTCGGTATAGTTCTTCTTCTCGTGCCTTTAGCCAAAGCATGCTGGCAGATGAAGGAGGGGAAAAAGCTTCGTTCCTCTGTAAGAAGGGTCTTAGACTCACTAAGCGTTGATGATGCGGCTTGGGTTTATAAGGCTATAAGGATGGTATCTCCGGGAGGAATAGGAGAGTCGGATAAAGCAGATATAAGACGAGATCCGGATATAACTCTTAAGGAGGCGATGTTTATAGCAAGCGGGAAGGACTCCATAGCTTATGAATATGTATCTGGCTATGAAAGGTCTTTTGAGCTTGTCTATCCGCTTATAAGTAGATTTAAGGAGGAGGGTTTAAGCTGGGAGGATTCTATAGTTGAGGCGTACCTTAATCTGCTTGCTGAAGTTCCAGATACACTGATAGCTCGAAAATATGGTATGGAGGTGGCTAAAGAGGTTAGTAAAAGGGCTGCTGAAATTCTGATGTTAGGAGGGGTTAGGACTCAGCGAGGTAAAGAGGCAATTAAAAAATTTGATGAAGATCTGCGTGGGGGTAGCAAGAAGCTGAATCCTGGGACTTCCGCCGATTTAATCACCTCAGGACTAATGATCTATTTATTGAAGAATAAGGGAGGGATTTCTGCATGAGAATAGCGTACGTAGATTGCCATTCAGGTGTTAGTGGTGACATGCTTCTTGGGGCTTTGATAGGAGCCGGCATAAAACCAGAAGAGCTAAAAAAGCGTCTCTTAACGCTTGGCGTTAGGTTTGATCTCGAGGTAAAAAGCGTTTTTAAAAAGGGCATACGTGCTATTAAGGTAGATGTTCTTTCGGAGGAGGAAGGGCATGTTCATCGTAAACTCGGTGATATAAAACGGATGATTACTGGTTCAGATCTTCCTGAAGAGGTGAAGAGGAAAGCTATCTTTATTTTCGAACTCATAGCGGAGGCTGAAGCAGAGGTTCATGGCTTATCTATGGAGGAAATTCACTTTCACGAAGTTGGAGCTGTAGATTCTATCGTGGATGTTGTGGGTACCGTACTCGGCTTTTACATCCTTGGAATAGACAAGGTGATATCCTCACCAATTAATGTTGGCAGGGGATATGTTGCTACCGCTCATGGGCTTCTTCCTATTCCTGCGCCTGCAACATCAATATTGCTTGAGGGAATTCCGATTTATTCAGATGGCACAAAGGGGGAACTGGCTACTCCTACAGGTGTGGCTGTATTGAAGGTTTTGTCAGAATGCTTTTCGGATATGCCGTCGATCAGACTTGAGAAGGTTTCATTTGGAGCGGGTAGCATGGATCTTCCTATACCAAACGTTCTTAGGCTCTTTATAGGGGAGCTTGATGATTGGATGGGTGAAATAGATGAGGTCATCCTGCTCGAGAGCGATATCGATGACAGTTCTCCTGAGATCTTGGGATCCGCGGCTGAGGAGTTGTTAGAAAGAGGAGCCCTCGATGTTTCTCTGGTTCCAATATACATGAAGAAGAATAGACCTGGAATACGCCTATCCGTGTTGGCGAGGGAAGAGAAACTGTGGGAGATTCTTAAAAGCATTTTCTTGCTGACCACGACGCTGGGAATTAGATTTCAGCGTGTTAGAAGGTACAAGCTTTCAAGGGAGACACTGGAAATCGATGTTGGTATGGGTAAGGTAAGGGTTAAACTGGGAAGAATGGGAAGTAGATTATTGAATCTGGCTCCTGAGTTTGAGGATTGTAAAAAGCTATCTGAGGAGAGAGGTATTCCATTAAAGTTTGTTTATAAGCTTGTCTGGGAAAAATTGGGTGAAAGAATAAAGAAGGAGGTGCTTGAAAGTGGGTAAGAAGGTTGTGTTCTTTTTCAGCACGGATAGGTACCCAAGTCCATTTGATGCTCTCGTTCTCTATGACGCTGGTGCGGATGCGGTCTTTCCGTGTGGTGGAATCGAGCTCGAGGATGTGAAGGATCTTGTTATGGATGCGATGTTTCCACGGGGCCCCAAGGGAATTGTTGATACCACCATATTTATAGGGGGCAAGGATGTGGCAAAGTGTGAGGAAATACTTAAGGTCGTGAAGAAGACGATGTTTCCGCCTTTTGAAATGGCAGTTGCTTTCGATCCAGCGGGTGCGTGCACTACGTCTGCAGCGCTTGTCGCTAAAGTAGCTCAGGTTGCAAGGGAAAAATTAGGCCTGTCTCTTTCCAAGTCTAAGATAACCGTTCTCGCCGGTGCTGGCAATGTGGGATCAAGAGCCGTTCATCTTTTTGCGAAAGAGGGAGGAAGCGTGGTGATAGCAGATATAGCTGAGGCTGTTGCCAAGAAGGTCGCGAAAGAGGTTAATGAGAAGGTGGGGAAAGAGGTAGTTCAAGTGGCGTTCCTAAAAAAGGATGATGAAAAGACGATTTATGAGGCCTGCAAAGATGCGGACATCGTGGTTTCAACTGCACCTCCTGGGGTAAGGACTCTTCCTCAAAGCGTTTTAAAGAAACTTGCTAAGTGTAAGCTTGTAGCGGATATAAACGCGGTTCCTCCTGAAGGCATAGAGGGGATAAAGCAGAATGCTGATGGAGACGAAATAATTCCGGGTGTTAGGTCTGTTGGGCCTTTGAGCGTAGGAGTGATTAAGCTGCAGGCAGAGCTTAAACTTCTTAAAGAAGCGATGGAGGCTAAGAATGGCATATTTGGACATGAGGAAGCTTATGATCTCGCAAAGGAGTTGGTTGGGCTTTAATTTAACATGGGGGGTAAAATCATTTTACTCACGGGCAGGCTTGCAGAGAAGCCTCTTCGCAGAATAGTTCAAGGAATAGATGGGGTGGAAGTTATTTCGCTTAATATAGGCGTTGCAGCCTTCATGACAACGAATTTTATACTCAGACACTATAAGCCATCTCCTGATGTTTCCAAAGTTCTCGTTTCGGGGATGTGCAGGAATGTGGATGTTAGGATTCTGAGCGAGACTTGGGGGTGCGAAGTAGTGAAGGGGCCTCAGGATCTAAAGGATATCCCGGCTTTTTTAACTGGAAAATCACCGGAGAAAAGGGAGCTCGATAGATATGATATAAAGATATTTGCCGAGATAGTGGATGCCCCTTTGCTTTCCTTGAGTGAGATATTAAGGATGGCTGAATATTATCACAGATGTGGGGGGGATATAATAGATCTTGGCTGTATACCCGGTGAGGTCTATGAGGATGTTGGTAAAGTGGTTTCGGCTTTGAAAAAGGAAGGATACTTAGTGAGTATTGATACCTTTGAGGAGAAGACCATAATGATGGCTGATGAAGCGGGAGTAGATTTTATATTAAGCCTTAATAGCCGAAATATGAGTCTTGCTAAGGATATAAATGCCTGCCCGGTAATAGTTCCGGACTTTGACGATCTTACCTTAGAGTCTCTCAAAAAGAACGTTGATGTTTTTAGAGAGCTTGCAGGTGAAAGGGAGTATATAATAGACCCTGTAATAGAACCTTTTAACGTCAGGTTCGTTGAATCTATAGTCAGGTATCGCGATGCGAGAAAGATGTTTCCAGGAATAAGCATGCTCATGGGAATAGGTAATCTAACTGAGCTAACGGATGCAGATAGCCCTGGTATAAATATGGCTTTAACATGCATGGCGCAGGAAGTTGGAGCAGATTACGTTTTAACTACAGAAGTTATAAATTGGGCTAAGGGGAGCGTAAAGGAAGTTGATATAGCGCGGAGAATATCATACTTTGCCTTTAGAGAGAAATTGCCTCCTAAGCATGTGGATTATTCACTTGTTGTTCTAAAGGACCCACCCTTTGAAACCTTTTCTTTAAGCGATTTAATTGAGATGCAGAGAGAGACAAAGGATAGAAATTGGAGGATATTTTTGACTGATAAGGGGCAAATTTGCGTTTTTAATAGGGAAAAGCTTATCGTTGGTGATAATATAAGAAATATCTTTGAGGAAATGAATGTGGATAACCCGGATCATGCTTTTTACTTAGGGAGGGAGCTTTACAAAGCTAAGCTTGCGCTTAGGTTAAATAAGAGATATGTTCAGGATCAGCCATTAAGGTGGGGATATATAAATGTCGATGACTAAAAAAATAGCGTGGGGTATTACGGGAGCGGGTGCTTTCTTGAAAGAAAGCGTTGAGCTTCTTCTGACCTTTCCTGAAGATCTTATTGACGTATTTCTGTCCCGTGCGGGGGAAGAAGTGCTCAAAATGTATGCTTTATGGGATATGATCTCCTCCAAGCGCAAGATTTTCCTTGATAGAGGAGCAAGTTATCCCGTTTCCGGAAGGTTTTCGCTGGGGGTTTATTCGCTTCTTGTTATAGCTCCCGCTACTTCCAATACCGTAGCCAAGATGGCTTATGGAATAGCCGATACGCTTATAACCAATTTATTTGCACAGGCTGGTAAAGCAGGAGTGCCTTCGGTTATCCTCCCAACGGATGTTGATGATATTATGGTTTCTGAATCTCCTTCTGGTGATAAAATAACCCTTAAGAGGCGGAAGATTGACGAGGGAAACATACTTAGAATTAAAAGTATGAATATGGTTGAGGTTGTTAGCTCAATAGAGGAGCTCAAAAAGGCGATCGCTCGAATTCCTCCCAAATCTTTCCACGGTATCTAAAGAGGAATGAAATTAGTAATAGCTACAACAAATCAGGGTAAGTATAAGGAAATAAAGGCTTTCCTTGATGGGAAAATACCCGGGGATGTAGAGCTGTTATCCTTAAGAGATTTTCCCGCTGTTCCTGATGTTGAGGAGAACGCTAAAACGGTTAAGGGAAACGCTCTAAAGAAGGCTTTGACTTATGCGAGAGTTTTAGGCTATCCAGTTATAGCGGAGGATTCAGCTCTCGAAGTAGATGCATTGGGTGGAAAACCCGGCGTTTTTTCAGCTCGCTATGGCAGAAACGATGTGGAAAGAATCAGCAGACTTCTGCGTGAACTTAATGGCGTGCCATTAGAGAAAAGAACTGCTCGTTTTAGGTGCATTATGGTATTGGCTCTTCCCTCGGGTGAGAAATTCATATCTCAGGGAGTTGTTAACGGGATCATACTCGATTCACCGCGTGGTAGCGGAGGTTTCGGGTATGATCCCGTTTTTTTATACCCTCCGTTTGGTAAAACTTTTGCTGAAATCTCCCCCGCGGAAAAGCTTTCTGTTAGTCATAGGGGAAAGGCGCTCAGTGGCATCTTGAAGTTTATTAAATTTGTTTATCTCGGGGAAATTCTTAGTTCTATGGGTCGTGTTGCGGTTTCTTTCTCCGGGGGAGTGGATAGCTCCTTCCTCGGTTTCTGCGCTAAGATGTTTTCCCCTGATCCAGTCCTTCTTTTTATTGATACCCCTTTGATTTCGGAACAATCAAGATTAAATGCTTTTAGAATTGCTCAAGATCTGGGCATAAGGCTCTTTAAGGTTGATCTTGATTTGCTCTCTATTGAGGAACTTAGGGGAAACGGCAAGCTAAGATGCTACCATTGTAAAAGGGCGATGTATACCCTCTCTCGCAGCTGGGCAGAGAGAAGAGGATTAATTATTCTTGATGGTACAAATTTTTCAGATCTGAGTGAGGATAGACCTGGTTTAAGAGCCCTTAAGGAGCTTGAAATAATTTCTCCACTTAAGATGGCTAAGTTTACAAAGAATGAGATTAGAGAGCTTGCCCGTTTTTTTAAACTTTTTTTCTGGAATGAACCATCGAGTACCTGTCTTGCAACGAGGGTGCGTACCGGTATTCCCATAGTTCCCTCTATCCTGAGACGGATTGAGAGAGCGGAGGCATATCTTAAGCTTATTGGGTTTAGTGTTGTCCGAGTTAGGGTGGATCTTCCGGGATTTTGCAGGATTGAAATAGGCCAAGAGGAACTTAAGAAGGCTCTTAATAGTCGTTTGTTATCTGAAATAGCTTTGGAGCTTAAAAAGGTGGGATTTAAAAGGGTTTCGCTCGATCTTGAAGGATATGGAGTGTAATGATTATAAAATGTAATAATTTCATATTTGAGAGATTCGGAATATTGATGTATAATTTTTCTGAAAGCTTTGGTTTAGAGAGGTGATTTTTCCTGATATGAATTCTAAGGCATTTTATAAGTTGAGCTATGGGCTGTATGTGGTTTGCTCAGTTAAGGAAGGAAAACTTAACGGTCAAATAGCCAATACCGTTTTTCAAGTTGCTAATAATCCTCTCCTTCTTGCTGTTAGCTTGAATAAGAAAAACTTGACCCATGAATACATCAAGCTAACAGGGGTTTTCTCCGTATCCGTGCTTTCCAAAGATACGCCTTTAAGGTTTATAGGACATTTTGGCTTTAGGTTAGGAAGAGATTTTGATAAGTTTTCCGAAGGAGGTTATAAATATACCATAGGAAAGACAGGCGCTCCTGTAATTTTAGATAATTCTCTTGCTTTCTTCGAGGCTGAGCTGATAAAGAATATGGACCTTGGAAGTCATACCCTATTTATAGGTAGAGTTCTGGAGACTGATTTCATTAGAGAAGGGGAGCCAATGACCTATGCCTACTATCATGAGATAAAGAGAGGTGAGATTCCAGAGGTGGCTCCCTCTTATGTTAAAGAGGAGGTGAGAAGGTTGGCTAAGTATAGGTGCATAATATGCAACTATGTCTATGATCCTGAAAAAGGAGACCCGGATGCTGGAATCAAGCCTGGGACTCCGTTTGAGAAATTACCGGATGATTGGTTTTGCCCCGTTTGTGGAGCGGGGAAAGACCAGTTCGAGAAGGAGGAGTGATTCATTTGAGCCTGCCCAGAAAGATAAGGGACGCGGTTTATTCGGTTGGTGCTATAGATTGGGATAGAAGACTATTCGATGAGTTAATACCCTTGCCGGATGGAACGAGCTATAACTCCTATCTTGTTATGGGTAGCGAGAAAACTGCGTTAATAGACGCGGTTGATCCCAAGTTTAGGAATTCACTGTTAACTAACCTTGAGGAACTGGGAATTAAGAAAATAGATTATATGATAGCTAATCATGCTGAGCAGGATCATTCAGGCACTATCCCTGATATTCTCGAAATTTATCCGGAAGCAAGGGTAGTCTGCACGGAAAAGTGTAAGGGTATTCTCGTAGATCTGCTTCATATTTCTGAGGATAGATTTATCGTGGTTAAAGACGGGGATACTATATCGCTCGGAGATAAAACCCTTCGTTTCATTCATGCTCCGTGGGTTCATTGGCCTGAAACTATGCTGACCTATCTTGAAGAAGATAAGATACTATTTAGCTGTGATCTTTTTGGATCGCATTTTGCTACCAGTGATCTTTACGTCAGCGATAAGTGCTTGGTTTATGAAGCTGCCAAGCGGTATTACGCGGAGATAATGATGCCCTTTAGGAGCCTTATAAGAGGGCATTTGAAAAAGGTAAAAGAGCTTGATCTGAATATCATAGCTCCAAGCCATGGTCCCATGTATGATGATCCTAACTTTATTATAGAGGCTTATGAGGATTGGGTTTCTGATAAAGTTAAAGATGAGGTCGTTTTAGCATATGTGTCTATGCATGGCAGTACTAAAGCCATGGTAGATTATTTCGTTAAGGCTTTGATAAGAGAGGGCTTAACGGTCAAGCAGTTTAACCTCACGGTTAGCGATATAGGTGAGCTTGCCATGGCGCTCGTTGATGCCTCTACTTTGGTTTTGGCCTCTCCTACCGTTCTTGGGGGACCCCATCCTTCCGCCGTTTATGCGGCTTATCTTGCCAATGTCTTAAGACCCAAGCTTAAGTATATATCCTTTATAGGTTCTTATAGCTGGGGAGGGCGAGCGCTTGAGGTGATCAAAAACTTGCTTTCGAACCTAAAGGTTGAGTTTCTTGAACCCGTTGTTATAAAGGGTCTGCTGAGGAATGAGGACTATGAGAAGCTCGATAGATTGGCAAGAGATATATCTGAGAGGAGGGGAGAGTAATGGCTATTCCGGAGTTTAAAATGTTTTGTTATCAGTGTTCTCAAACTGCTATGGGTAAAGGATGTACGGTATCTGGAGTTTGTGGAAAGGTTCCCACAG
This window harbors:
- a CDS encoding RimK family alpha-L-glutamate ligase — its product is MKLGIISSGRGWQSEELGRSARRRGWDVDFLSPRRFSVFLPDLSIGNDTKSLQDYDAFLVRVIPFGSLEQIVFRLDALYALEMMGKPVVNSAFTIERTVDKLYTSMVLSKNGILTPKTVAVERFSEAMRWFKLLGRDVVVKPLFGSNGLGIIRVDSEDLAHRIFRSLELGRYAFYIQEFIPHRCQDIRVFLAGGRIVSAMMRKGISWKTNIHQGAIPIPWEVPHDIAELCLKIGKLFKADYLGVDLLFSEDGALYVLEVNGIPGWRGLQSVTKENIADAILDCVEGKLNSL
- the larE gene encoding ATP-dependent sacrificial sulfur transferase LarE — translated: MKLVIATTNQGKYKEIKAFLDGKIPGDVELLSLRDFPAVPDVEENAKTVKGNALKKALTYARVLGYPVIAEDSALEVDALGGKPGVFSARYGRNDVERISRLLRELNGVPLEKRTARFRCIMVLALPSGEKFISQGVVNGIILDSPRGSGGFGYDPVFLYPPFGKTFAEISPAEKLSVSHRGKALSGILKFIKFVYLGEILSSMGRVAVSFSGGVDSSFLGFCAKMFSPDPVLLFIDTPLISEQSRLNAFRIAQDLGIRLFKVDLDLLSIEELRGNGKLRCYHCKRAMYTLSRSWAERRGLIILDGTNFSDLSEDRPGLRALKELEIISPLKMAKFTKNEIRELARFFKLFFWNEPSSTCLATRVRTGIPIVPSILRRIERAEAYLKLIGFSVVRVRVDLPGFCRIEIGQEELKKALNSRLLSEIALELKKVGFKRVSLDLEGYGV
- a CDS encoding flavoprotein; translation: MSMTKKIAWGITGAGAFLKESVELLLTFPEDLIDVFLSRAGEEVLKMYALWDMISSKRKIFLDRGASYPVSGRFSLGVYSLLVIAPATSNTVAKMAYGIADTLITNLFAQAGKAGVPSVILPTDVDDIMVSESPSGDKITLKRRKIDEGNILRIKSMNMVEVVSSIEELKKAIARIPPKSFHGI
- a CDS encoding FprA family A-type flavoprotein is translated as MPRKIRDAVYSVGAIDWDRRLFDELIPLPDGTSYNSYLVMGSEKTALIDAVDPKFRNSLLTNLEELGIKKIDYMIANHAEQDHSGTIPDILEIYPEARVVCTEKCKGILVDLLHISEDRFIVVKDGDTISLGDKTLRFIHAPWVHWPETMLTYLEEDKILFSCDLFGSHFATSDLYVSDKCLVYEAAKRYYAEIMMPFRSLIRGHLKKVKELDLNIIAPSHGPMYDDPNFIIEAYEDWVSDKVKDEVVLAYVSMHGSTKAMVDYFVKALIREGLTVKQFNLTVSDIGELAMALVDASTLVLASPTVLGGPHPSAVYAAYLANVLRPKLKYISFIGSYSWGGRALEVIKNLLSNLKVEFLEPVVIKGLLRNEDYEKLDRLARDISERRGE
- a CDS encoding methenyltetrahydromethanopterin cyclohydrolase → MLKLNGRAWKILERLVEESDVLRIRVHRSEKGALLIDAGVKCTGSLKAGLLISEILLAGLGEVRLIYENGIPQIQVLTDQPLYACMASQYAGWRISMGDFFALGSGPARVLGSEEPLIEEFEWNFREEKAVIFLETRKFPTAEVIEYIASSCKVSPENLGVVFAPTGSLVGAVQVVARVVETGIHKLHELGYDISKIVSGMGVAPLPPLGEDDLEALGRTNDAVIYGGITTYFLNDDADLSEFAERVPSCSSSSYGLPFLEIFKRSNYNFYDIDPLLFSPAEVNLVSLITGKTFKAGRISKSLINRSFGYEAGNNKLG
- a CDS encoding saccharopine dehydrogenase NADP-binding domain-containing protein produces the protein MGKKVVFFFSTDRYPSPFDALVLYDAGADAVFPCGGIELEDVKDLVMDAMFPRGPKGIVDTTIFIGGKDVAKCEEILKVVKKTMFPPFEMAVAFDPAGACTTSAALVAKVAQVAREKLGLSLSKSKITVLAGAGNVGSRAVHLFAKEGGSVVIADIAEAVAKKVAKEVNEKVGKEVVQVAFLKKDDEKTIYEACKDADIVVSTAPPGVRTLPQSVLKKLAKCKLVADINAVPPEGIEGIKQNADGDEIIPGVRSVGPLSVGVIKLQAELKLLKEAMEAKNGIFGHEEAYDLAKELVGL
- a CDS encoding rubredoxin; its protein translation is MNSKAFYKLSYGLYVVCSVKEGKLNGQIANTVFQVANNPLLLAVSLNKKNLTHEYIKLTGVFSVSVLSKDTPLRFIGHFGFRLGRDFDKFSEGGYKYTIGKTGAPVILDNSLAFFEAELIKNMDLGSHTLFIGRVLETDFIREGEPMTYAYYHEIKRGEIPEVAPSYVKEEVRRLAKYRCIICNYVYDPEKGDPDAGIKPGTPFEKLPDDWFCPVCGAGKDQFEKEE
- the larC gene encoding nickel pincer cofactor biosynthesis protein LarC, whose product is MRIAYVDCHSGVSGDMLLGALIGAGIKPEELKKRLLTLGVRFDLEVKSVFKKGIRAIKVDVLSEEEGHVHRKLGDIKRMITGSDLPEEVKRKAIFIFELIAEAEAEVHGLSMEEIHFHEVGAVDSIVDVVGTVLGFYILGIDKVISSPINVGRGYVATAHGLLPIPAPATSILLEGIPIYSDGTKGELATPTGVAVLKVLSECFSDMPSIRLEKVSFGAGSMDLPIPNVLRLFIGELDDWMGEIDEVILLESDIDDSSPEILGSAAEELLERGALDVSLVPIYMKKNRPGIRLSVLAREEKLWEILKSIFLLTTTLGIRFQRVRRYKLSRETLEIDVGMGKVRVKLGRMGSRLLNLAPEFEDCKKLSEERGIPLKFVYKLVWEKLGERIKKEVLESG
- a CDS encoding triphosphoribosyl-dephospho-CoA synthase codes for the protein MRGREIKLLIAKCAQLACLLEVSSPKPGNVYPFRRFPEMGYEDFLIAAINLGCALCDYVDELRVGELVYRVVKSTYMETGVNVNLGIVLLLVPLAKACWQMKEGKKLRSSVRRVLDSLSVDDAAWVYKAIRMVSPGGIGESDKADIRRDPDITLKEAMFIASGKDSIAYEYVSGYERSFELVYPLISRFKEEGLSWEDSIVEAYLNLLAEVPDTLIARKYGMEVAKEVSKRAAEILMLGGVRTQRGKEAIKKFDEDLRGGSKKLNPGTSADLITSGLMIYLLKNKGGISA
- a CDS encoding formylmethanofuran dehydrogenase subunit C, translating into MLVLTLKENLSVPLEAESISVDIFFEKKSISDIAKLPVFYGRDGYELGDFFDIKGSIDDAKILIEGDLGKVKRIGKGMSFGEIEIHGDIGMHLAEGMKGGKISVRGSVSDWMGCGMSGGIIRVDGNVGNFACASAWGEKKGITGGVVFINGSAGDDLGRRMRRGTIFVMKDAGDFTGCGVIAGTIFVMGKVGKGLGAEMKRGSIVLLEEPSFLLPSFRYSGEFKAPFISLYVSFFEREFSVKLPEKLKNGYFRRYMGDFLQLGKGEVLICSS
- a CDS encoding PTS mannitol transporter subunit IIABC, with the protein product MGGKIILLTGRLAEKPLRRIVQGIDGVEVISLNIGVAAFMTTNFILRHYKPSPDVSKVLVSGMCRNVDVRILSETWGCEVVKGPQDLKDIPAFLTGKSPEKRELDRYDIKIFAEIVDAPLLSLSEILRMAEYYHRCGGDIIDLGCIPGEVYEDVGKVVSALKKEGYLVSIDTFEEKTIMMADEAGVDFILSLNSRNMSLAKDINACPVIVPDFDDLTLESLKKNVDVFRELAGEREYIIDPVIEPFNVRFVESIVRYRDARKMFPGISMLMGIGNLTELTDADSPGINMALTCMAQEVGADYVLTTEVINWAKGSVKEVDIARRISYFAFREKLPPKHVDYSLVVLKDPPFETFSLSDLIEMQRETKDRNWRIFLTDKGQICVFNREKLIVGDNIRNIFEEMNVDNPDHAFYLGRELYKAKLALRLNKRYVQDQPLRWGYINVDD